A single Salmo salar chromosome ssa19, Ssal_v3.1, whole genome shotgun sequence DNA region contains:
- the rmc1 gene encoding regulator of MON1-CCZ1 complex: MSEEHYYLELCENPVQFENASSVNNVFFDEANKQVFAVRSGGATGVVVKGPEDKSSVAFRMDDKGEVKCIKFSIGNKILAVQRTPKSVDFINFIPDYPHLEFSQECKMKNASILGFCWTNWNEIVFITDQGIEFYQVLPDKRCLKLLKSQSINVNWYMYCPETAVILLSTTFQGNVLQPFVFKSGTMSKMAKFEIELPVVPKPAKLNLSERDIAVANIYGQLYVMYLKHHSRTTDSPCAEVVLYHLPREGSCKKTNVLKLNTTGKFALNVVDNLVVVHHQSTQTSIIFDIKLREPDCALNVHQPVLPPRSIHPYRIPLTGPSAVPSQPPVPCELYSSSWSVFQPDIIISASEGYQWYLQVKLPPTVNLLQDKGKLIDFLLRRRDCKMVILSVCSQMLNGEDKGSLPVVATVFDKLNQVFKEYLEAEQTYTVAMESGPSRGSAARERPVRTQAVIDQSDMYTHVLSSFTEKKDVSHKFIIAVLMEYIRSLNQVQITVQHYLYELVIKMLVHHSLFYMLHQFLQYHVLSDSKPLACLLLSLEGTYPAAHQLSLDMLKRLSTANDEIVEVLLSKQQVLGALRFIRSVGGNDNISARKFLDAALQTADQMLFYTIFRFFEQRNLRLRGSPSFNPGEHCEEHVVYFKQVFGEQALMKQATV, encoded by the exons GTGTTTGCAGTGCGATCAGGGGGTGCCACTGGGGTTGTGGTTAAAGGACCAGAGGACAAAAGCTCAGTTGCCTTTAG AATGGATGACAAAGGAGAGGTGAAGTGCATCAAGTTTTCGATCGGAAATAAGATTTTGGCAGTTCAGAGAACACCAAAATCTGTG GATTTCATAAACTTCATACCGGATTATCCACATTTGGAATTCTCCCAGGAATGTAAG ATGAAGAATGCCAGTATTTTGGGCTTCTGTTGGACTAACTGGAATGAAATCGTTTTCATCACTGACCAGGGAATTGAGTTCTACCAG GTGCTTCCTGACAAGCGTTGCCTGAAGCTGCTGAAGAGTCAGAGCATCAATGTGAACTGGTACATGTACTGTCCTGAGACTGCAGTCATTCTACTCTCTACCACCTTCCAGGGCAATGTGCTGCAGCCGTTTGTCTTCAAA AGTGGGACCATGTCTAAAATGGCCAAGTTTGAGATCGAGCTTCCGGTGGTTCCCAAGCCAGCCAAGCTCAATCTGTCAGAGAGGGACATTGCTGTGGCCAACAT TTACGGtcagctgtatgtaatgtatcTGAAGCATCACTCCAGAACTACTGACAGTCCCTGTGCTGAGGTGGTCCTCTATCATCTACCCAG GGAGGGATCCTGTAAGAAGACCAACGTGTTAAAACTCAACACCACAGGGAAGTTTGCCCTCAACGTGGTGGATAACCTGGTGGTAGTGCATCATCAGAGCACTCAG ACCTCCATCATATTTGACATCAAGCTGCGGGAGCCCGACTGTGCCCTGAACGTCCACCAGCCTGTGCTGCCTCCTCGCTCCATACACCCCTACAGGATTCCCCTCACAG GTCCTTCTGCTGTACCCAGCCAGCCTCCGGTGCCTTGTGAGCTCT ACTCCTCATCTTGGAGCGTCTTTCAACCCGACATCATCATCAGTGCAAGCGAAG GATATCAGTGGTATCTGCAGGTGAAGCTGCCGCCCACCGTCAACCTCCTGCAGGACAAGGGCAAGCTGATCGACTTCCTCCTGCGCAGACGAGACTGCAAGATGGTCATCCTGTCCGTGTGCTCACAAA tgCTCAACGGGGAAGACAAGGGGAGCTTACCAGTGGTGGCCACAGTGTTCGACAAACTCAACCAAGTCTTCAAAGAGTACCTGGAGGCAGAGCAGACCTACACTGTG GCTATGGAGTCTGGTCCCAGCCGAGGCAGCGCTGCTCGGGAGAGGCCCGTCCGGACGCAGGCGGTTATCGACCAGTCAGACATGTATACACACGTCTTGTCCTCCTTCACAGAGAAAAAG GACGTATCTCACAAATTCATCATTGCTGTGCTGATGGAGTACATCCGCTCACTCAACCAGGTCCAGATCACTGTGCAG CATTACCTGTATGAGCTGGTCATTAAGATGTTGGTTCATCACAGCCTCTTCTACATGCTTCATCAGTTCCTCCAGTACCACGTCCTCAGTGACTCTAAACCTCTG GCCTGTTTGCTGCTGTCTCTGGAAGGCACTTACCCCGCTGCACACCAGCTCTCCCTGGACATGTTAAAG agactgTCCACGGCCAACGATGAGATCGTGGAGGTGCTTCTGTCCAAACAGCAGGTGCTGGGTGCTCTGCGCTTCATCCGCAGCGTGGGCGGCAACGACAACATCTCCGCTCGCAAGTTCCTGGATGCGGCGCTCCAGACGGCCGACCAGATGCTCTTCTACACCATCTTCCGGTTCTTTGAGCAGAGGAACCTGcgtctgagaggcagccccagctTCAACCCAG GTGAGCACTGTGAGGAACACGTGGTATACTTCAAGCAAGTTTTCGGGGAGCAAGCACTCATGAAGCAAGCAACAGTTTGA